The Thermococcus sp. genome includes a window with the following:
- a CDS encoding ABC transporter permease subunit, whose translation MLWGFQLEFKQSLRTKKLWLILGIMILLYIPVFYIMKGSGMEEFTVEGAMTFLIQFVTGMAGFFIGILALLMGATAINSEIEKGTLRVAMSKPIKRLSYIGGKFLAHSAVLLMALLISTLVGVLGVVYLGAPLSGQLVVDVLLLNMLLLLAMIQLVALGYIISTVIKSSSSALGAALVLAFVMFLIMPNIVSYLVIRDTMNNPNQDMLQLQKEYTTKYLFYVPTSQVSIITRDVGTLTGTSGGFSNVTAEYRGMAYAIRNNLTNFGILVGLTLVYLGIGFYRFLRMDLR comes from the coding sequence ATGCTTTGGGGATTTCAGCTTGAGTTTAAGCAGAGCCTTCGAACTAAGAAGCTCTGGCTGATACTGGGGATTATGATACTCCTCTACATCCCGGTCTTCTACATCATGAAGGGCTCTGGGATGGAGGAGTTCACCGTTGAGGGTGCAATGACGTTCCTGATACAGTTTGTTACAGGGATGGCCGGGTTCTTCATAGGAATCCTTGCCCTCCTGATGGGCGCCACTGCGATAAACAGCGAGATAGAGAAGGGAACGCTGCGCGTTGCCATGAGCAAGCCGATAAAGCGCCTCAGCTACATCGGCGGCAAGTTCCTTGCACACTCGGCCGTTCTGCTCATGGCGCTCCTGATCTCGACCCTCGTCGGTGTGCTGGGCGTGGTCTACCTCGGAGCACCCCTAAGCGGTCAGCTCGTCGTCGACGTTCTGTTGCTCAACATGCTGCTCCTTCTGGCGATGATTCAGCTCGTTGCTCTGGGCTACATCATCTCCACGGTCATTAAGTCCTCCAGCTCAGCGCTTGGAGCGGCCCTGGTGCTGGCCTTCGTGATGTTCCTCATAATGCCGAACATCGTGAGTTACCTGGTCATCAGGGACACCATGAACAACCCCAACCAGGATATGCTACAGCTCCAGAAGGAGTACACCACGAAGTATCTGTTCTATGTTCCGACGTCGCAGGTGAGTATTATAACGAGGGACGTGGGAACCCTGACGGGAACTTCCGGGGGCTTCTCCAACGTTACTGCAGAGTACCGCGGTATGGCGTACGCGATCAGGAACAACCTAACTAACTTCGGGATACTCGTTGGACTCACGCTGGTGTATCTGGGAATCGGCTTCTATCGCTTCCTCCGCATGGATCTGAGGTGA
- a CDS encoding ABC transporter ATP-binding protein: protein MIRIENLVKVYKDVRALDGLNLEVKPGQVYGFLGPNGAGKSTTILSTLGLIFPQEGRIQLFDLEVFADGKFNEGNLVEAKKRIGYMPEHATLWEFLTPLQTLEIIADSFGIPKAEREKRVRELLELVNLWDDRDRKVGKFSKGMRQRLLLAQALINDPELLILDEPMTGLDPTGIAEFKNIIREQKKAGKTVFFSSHILAHVEEICDTVGVIVKGKLRVEDNLDNIKREFLRKAGYTIVLETNVPVDFTGVGWKVTPLGEKKYRIVAQEDIREQVHDFVAAQGAKVLTMQIKAPSLEEIFLKMVE from the coding sequence ATGATAAGAATCGAAAATCTCGTTAAGGTTTACAAGGATGTGCGCGCCCTCGACGGCCTGAACCTTGAGGTCAAGCCCGGCCAGGTGTACGGCTTCCTCGGGCCGAACGGGGCAGGAAAGAGCACCACCATACTCAGTACACTGGGCCTGATATTCCCCCAGGAGGGGCGGATTCAGCTCTTTGACCTTGAGGTCTTTGCCGACGGCAAGTTCAACGAGGGAAACCTCGTCGAGGCCAAAAAACGCATAGGCTACATGCCCGAGCACGCTACCCTCTGGGAGTTCCTCACACCCCTCCAGACCCTTGAGATAATCGCCGACTCCTTCGGTATTCCCAAGGCCGAGCGGGAGAAGCGCGTTAGGGAGCTCCTCGAACTCGTTAACCTCTGGGACGACAGGGACAGAAAGGTCGGTAAGTTTTCGAAGGGAATGAGGCAGCGTCTCCTCCTTGCCCAGGCCCTCATCAACGACCCCGAGCTTCTTATCCTGGACGAGCCGATGACGGGTCTCGATCCGACGGGAATAGCGGAGTTCAAGAACATCATCAGGGAACAGAAGAAGGCCGGAAAAACAGTTTTCTTCTCAAGTCACATACTGGCCCACGTCGAGGAGATATGCGATACCGTTGGTGTCATAGTCAAGGGCAAGCTCCGCGTGGAAGACAACCTCGACAACATCAAGAGGGAGTTCCTCAGGAAGGCCGGATACACCATAGTCCTCGAAACAAACGTCCCCGTTGACTTCACCGGAGTCGGGTGGAAGGTCACACCGCTCGGTGAGAAAAAGTACCGCATAGTAGCACAGGAGGACATCAGGGAGCAGGTTCATGACTTTGTCGCTGCTCAGGGGGCCAAGGTGCTCACAATGCAGATAAAGGCTCCGAGCCTTGAGGAAATCTTCCTCAAGATGGTGGAGTGA
- a CDS encoding UbiD family decarboxylase, with the protein MLREIIERFEDTVIVEEPVSKELEITRYLVKYRDRPVLFRNVDGWMVAGNIWSTRERIAGYLGTEREKLLHFIANAMENPEPVRTVESAPFTANSTADFSLRELPIPKYYPRDGGQYFTSAMVIAKDEEGFVNMSFHRMMVIDDKRAAIRLVPRHLYAMWKEKAERGEELDVRIVVGNPIHLLIAGATSVAYGTSELEIASKMSRMAFGKPLDVFDLGGIPVPVETEFVFEAKILPELTDEGPFVDITGTYDYVRKQPVVVFERMHHVDEPVFHALLPGGYEHYMLMGLPKEPQIYASVKRVVPRVHGVRLTEGGAMWLHAVVSITKQHDGDGKNAILAAFAGHPSLKHVIVVDEDINIYDDRDVEWAIATRFQADRDLVIIPNARGSSLDPSAEKSLTAKWGIDATKPLERKEEFERAEV; encoded by the coding sequence ATGCTGAGGGAAATCATCGAGCGTTTTGAGGATACCGTAATCGTGGAGGAACCCGTGAGCAAGGAGCTTGAGATAACCCGGTATCTCGTGAAGTACCGCGATAGGCCGGTTCTCTTCAGAAACGTGGACGGCTGGATGGTTGCGGGGAACATCTGGAGCACCAGGGAAAGGATAGCGGGCTACCTTGGGACTGAAAGGGAGAAACTCCTGCACTTTATAGCGAATGCCATGGAAAACCCCGAACCCGTCAGGACTGTCGAGAGTGCACCGTTCACGGCAAACTCAACTGCAGACTTTTCTCTCCGTGAGCTCCCGATTCCAAAATACTATCCCCGCGACGGGGGACAGTACTTTACCTCCGCCATGGTCATAGCCAAGGACGAGGAAGGCTTTGTCAACATGTCCTTCCACAGGATGATGGTCATTGATGATAAAAGAGCCGCCATAAGGCTCGTTCCGAGGCACCTGTACGCCATGTGGAAGGAGAAGGCGGAGAGAGGCGAGGAGCTGGACGTCAGGATAGTCGTCGGGAATCCAATACACCTCCTAATCGCCGGTGCGACGAGTGTTGCCTACGGAACGAGCGAGCTTGAAATAGCGTCCAAAATGAGCAGAATGGCCTTTGGAAAGCCCCTCGATGTTTTCGACCTCGGTGGAATCCCCGTCCCAGTTGAGACGGAGTTCGTCTTCGAAGCCAAGATACTCCCGGAACTCACAGATGAAGGGCCCTTCGTTGACATAACCGGAACCTACGACTACGTGAGAAAACAGCCGGTGGTGGTCTTTGAACGCATGCATCACGTTGACGAACCCGTTTTTCACGCCCTCCTTCCCGGCGGCTACGAGCACTACATGCTGATGGGACTTCCCAAGGAGCCGCAGATTTACGCGAGCGTTAAGAGGGTCGTACCCAGGGTTCACGGCGTAAGGCTTACCGAAGGCGGTGCGATGTGGCTCCACGCCGTTGTCAGCATAACCAAACAGCACGACGGGGATGGGAAGAACGCCATCCTGGCGGCATTCGCTGGCCATCCCAGTCTGAAGCACGTGATCGTCGTTGACGAAGATATCAACATCTATGACGACAGGGACGTTGAATGGGCGATAGCGACGCGCTTCCAGGCGGACAGAGACCTGGTGATTATCCCCAACGCCCGGGGCAGTTCCCTTGACCCCTCGGCCGAGAAGAGCCTAACTGCCAAGTGGGGAATTGACGCGACCAAGCCGCTGGAAAGGAAAGAGGAGTTCGAAAGGGCGGAAGTTTGA
- a CDS encoding DEAD/DEAH box helicase, which translates to MVVLRIPDGSALVKVEKADPQVYFRIYELLSYKKDFGKWEKPESLYDPYERTFPVGVLPRVKKFLNSKGYRVRVRDERQVRGVKLNSTWNENYVMRRYQQRAIKKALKEKMGVLSLPVGSGKTVVGLRIIHELDLSALIVVHTKELLYQWAEKVEEVLGVEPGIVGDNKWDERAVTVAMIQTLLSRGADKLQNEYAIVMFDECHRTSAAEKFYRLGLSLPQVYRFGLSATPWRRVRGEEIKIEAVVGPTIFEVKAEDLIKEKFLARPRFEIITYESKMPSFSERYKELYEDMIMNNDERNMAIVQKAVELARKGHRVLIDVKRIEHGKILKEMLEKEGIKAEFLSSQSPDRWGILEDFKEGHIPVLVSTLLKEGVDIPEISAIILAGGGKSDIMTIQTIGRALRPKKGMKAVIVDVQDDDPLLFTHFIERQKALKQYYGRYYDREMASKLEENVSKKGRPRKRL; encoded by the coding sequence ATGGTAGTCCTTCGAATTCCGGATGGTTCGGCACTGGTGAAAGTTGAGAAGGCTGATCCTCAGGTTTACTTTAGGATATATGAGTTGCTGAGCTACAAGAAGGACTTTGGGAAGTGGGAGAAGCCCGAGAGCCTCTACGACCCCTATGAGAGGACGTTTCCCGTGGGTGTTCTTCCAAGGGTCAAGAAGTTCCTCAATTCTAAGGGCTATCGGGTGAGGGTCAGGGACGAACGGCAGGTCAGGGGTGTAAAGCTCAACTCCACGTGGAACGAGAACTATGTTATGCGCAGGTATCAGCAGAGAGCGATAAAAAAAGCCCTGAAAGAGAAGATGGGGGTTCTCTCCCTTCCGGTAGGAAGCGGAAAGACCGTGGTTGGCCTGCGTATCATCCACGAGCTTGACCTCTCTGCGCTGATAGTGGTTCACACCAAGGAGCTCCTCTATCAGTGGGCGGAGAAGGTGGAGGAAGTTCTGGGTGTCGAGCCGGGCATAGTTGGGGACAACAAGTGGGATGAGAGGGCAGTGACCGTTGCCATGATACAGACCCTCCTTTCAAGGGGAGCGGATAAGCTCCAGAACGAGTATGCGATAGTGATGTTTGATGAGTGCCACAGGACTTCCGCCGCCGAGAAGTTCTACAGACTGGGTCTCAGCCTTCCCCAGGTCTATCGCTTCGGACTCTCGGCGACACCGTGGAGGCGCGTTCGCGGTGAGGAGATAAAGATAGAGGCGGTTGTCGGCCCGACCATATTCGAGGTCAAGGCTGAAGACCTGATAAAGGAGAAGTTCCTCGCGAGACCCCGTTTTGAGATAATAACCTACGAGTCAAAGATGCCCTCGTTCAGCGAGCGCTACAAGGAGCTTTACGAGGACATGATAATGAACAACGACGAAAGGAACATGGCGATAGTGCAAAAAGCCGTCGAACTGGCCAGAAAAGGCCACCGCGTTCTCATAGACGTCAAACGTATAGAGCACGGCAAAATCCTGAAGGAGATGCTCGAAAAGGAGGGAATAAAAGCCGAGTTCCTAAGCTCTCAGAGCCCCGACAGATGGGGCATCCTGGAGGACTTTAAGGAAGGGCACATACCGGTTCTCGTCTCCACGCTCCTTAAGGAGGGCGTTGACATACCCGAGATATCCGCGATAATCCTGGCTGGGGGAGGAAAGAGTGATATAATGACAATCCAGACCATAGGCCGTGCCCTGAGGCCAAAGAAGGGGATGAAGGCCGTTATTGTTGATGTTCAGGACGATGACCCCCTGCTCTTCACACACTTCATCGAGAGACAGAAGGCCCTCAAGCAGTATTACGGCAGGTACTACGATAGGGAAATGGCTTCAAAGCTCGAGGAGAACGTCTCCAAAAAGGGCCGCCCTCGTAAGCGCTTGTGA
- the truA gene encoding tRNA pseudouridine(38-40) synthase TruA, which produces MRVVLRIAYDGTAFYGFQRQPNVRTVEGELLRVLSRLGIIRDAESSNFKGASRTDRGVSAFFNVVAFDVESRPDLVRGEVLNHHLKDVWVLGVAEVPRDFHPRFWARSKIYRYYLVDEGFEEGPMRKCASLFVGRHDFSAFARLEPGKDPVRELTRVEVRKRHGYYVIEIEGKSFLWEMARRIVSAIRFCGLGLMEPEEVERMLAGDYKKKVPPAAPEGLILWHIAYDDVEFQGDVRGVGRAKRDLFERYSQALTRAALFGDVLLEL; this is translated from the coding sequence ATGCGGGTGGTCCTCAGGATAGCGTACGACGGTACGGCATTTTACGGCTTCCAGAGACAGCCGAACGTGAGAACCGTCGAGGGGGAGCTCCTCAGGGTTCTCTCAAGGCTCGGGATAATAAGGGACGCCGAGAGCTCAAACTTCAAGGGTGCTTCCAGAACGGACAGGGGTGTCTCCGCTTTCTTCAACGTCGTTGCCTTTGACGTCGAGAGCCGGCCCGACCTGGTGAGGGGGGAGGTTCTCAACCACCACCTAAAGGATGTGTGGGTTCTCGGCGTTGCAGAGGTGCCCCGGGATTTTCACCCACGCTTCTGGGCAAGGTCAAAGATCTACAGGTACTACCTGGTTGATGAGGGCTTTGAGGAGGGGCCTATGAGGAAATGCGCCTCCCTCTTCGTTGGAAGGCACGACTTTTCGGCATTTGCAAGGCTGGAACCGGGGAAAGACCCCGTGAGGGAGCTGACCCGAGTTGAGGTGAGAAAGAGACACGGCTACTACGTCATTGAAATCGAGGGGAAGAGCTTCCTCTGGGAAATGGCAAGGAGGATAGTGAGCGCCATCAGATTCTGCGGTCTCGGCCTTATGGAACCGGAAGAGGTTGAAAGGATGCTCGCCGGTGATTATAAGAAAAAAGTGCCTCCAGCCGCCCCGGAAGGCCTGATACTCTGGCACATAGCGTACGACGACGTGGAGTTTCAGGGCGATGTGAGGGGCGTTGGCAGGGCGAAGAGGGACCTGTTCGAGCGCTACTCACAAGCGCTTACGAGGGCGGCCCTTTTTGGAGACGTTCTCCTCGAGCTTTGA
- the pheT gene encoding phenylalanine--tRNA ligase subunit beta translates to MPKFDVSKADLERLVGRTFTVEEWEDLFLYAKCELDDVWEEDGEIYFKADSKDTNRPDLWSAEGIARQIRFALGLEKGLPKYEVEKSDVTVYVDEKLKEIRPYGVYAIVEGLNLDEKALKQMINLQEKVALTFGRRRREVAIGIFDFDRVKPPIYYRAAEKTEKFVPLGFDEELTLEEILEKHEKGKEYGHLIKDRPYYPLLVDSEGKVLSMPPVINSEITGRVTTETKNVFVDVTGWDLEKITLALNVVVTALAERGGKIKSVKVVYKDFEIETPDLTPKSFEVELDYIKRLTGLELDDEDIKNLLERMMYQVELTDGKAKLLYPAFRNDIMHARDVLEDVLIAYGYNEIEPEEPELAVQGRGDKFVEFEDAVRELMVGFGLQEVMTFNLTNREAQYSKMNIPCGEQEECGDYFTHPPGELVEIENPISPKWSALRVWLIPSLLDFLSQNTHEEYPQRIFEVGKVTLIDESRETKTVSESKLAVALAHPRVTFTEAKEILESVMRHLGFEYRLEEAEHPSFIPGRAGKIVVGGRVVGVIGEIHPAVLENWGIEMPMAAFELFLRPLYREPYL, encoded by the coding sequence ATGCCAAAGTTCGACGTTTCCAAGGCTGACCTCGAGAGGCTGGTTGGAAGGACCTTCACCGTTGAGGAGTGGGAGGACCTTTTCCTCTACGCTAAATGCGAGCTGGACGACGTCTGGGAGGAGGACGGTGAAATCTACTTCAAGGCGGACTCGAAGGACACCAACAGGCCCGACCTCTGGAGCGCCGAGGGCATAGCGAGGCAGATTAGGTTTGCTCTCGGCCTGGAGAAGGGCCTGCCGAAATATGAAGTTGAAAAGAGCGACGTCACGGTCTATGTTGACGAAAAACTGAAGGAGATCCGCCCGTATGGTGTTTACGCAATAGTCGAGGGACTGAACCTTGATGAGAAAGCACTCAAACAGATGATCAACCTTCAGGAGAAGGTGGCGCTGACATTTGGGAGGCGGAGAAGGGAAGTCGCGATTGGCATCTTTGACTTCGACAGGGTGAAGCCGCCGATATACTACCGCGCAGCAGAGAAGACCGAAAAGTTCGTCCCGCTGGGCTTCGATGAGGAGCTGACGCTGGAGGAGATCCTTGAAAAACACGAGAAGGGAAAGGAGTACGGACACCTCATCAAGGACAGGCCCTACTACCCGCTCCTCGTTGACAGCGAGGGCAAGGTTCTCTCAATGCCCCCGGTTATAAACTCCGAGATAACCGGCAGGGTGACCACCGAGACGAAGAACGTATTCGTTGACGTTACCGGCTGGGATTTGGAGAAGATAACCCTTGCCCTGAACGTGGTGGTTACCGCCCTGGCGGAGCGCGGGGGGAAGATTAAGAGCGTCAAGGTTGTTTACAAGGACTTTGAGATTGAAACACCCGACTTGACTCCAAAATCCTTCGAGGTCGAGCTGGACTACATCAAAAGGCTCACCGGCCTGGAGCTGGACGACGAGGACATCAAGAACCTCCTGGAGCGCATGATGTATCAGGTCGAACTCACCGACGGAAAGGCAAAGCTCCTCTATCCGGCCTTCCGCAATGACATAATGCACGCAAGGGACGTCCTTGAGGATGTCCTCATCGCTTACGGCTACAACGAGATCGAGCCGGAGGAGCCAGAGCTGGCTGTGCAGGGCAGGGGGGACAAGTTCGTCGAGTTCGAAGACGCCGTCAGGGAGCTGATGGTAGGATTCGGCCTGCAAGAGGTTATGACCTTCAACCTTACCAACAGGGAGGCGCAGTATTCAAAGATGAACATCCCCTGCGGGGAGCAGGAGGAATGCGGTGACTACTTCACACATCCGCCTGGAGAGCTCGTTGAGATAGAGAACCCGATAAGCCCCAAGTGGTCCGCCCTGAGGGTCTGGCTCATCCCCAGCCTGCTTGACTTCCTGAGCCAGAATACCCACGAGGAGTACCCGCAGAGAATTTTTGAGGTCGGAAAGGTTACCCTGATCGACGAGAGCAGGGAAACGAAGACAGTGAGTGAGAGCAAGCTGGCCGTCGCCCTTGCTCACCCGCGTGTGACCTTTACGGAGGCCAAAGAGATACTGGAAAGCGTCATGCGCCACCTCGGCTTTGAGTACAGGCTGGAAGAGGCCGAACACCCGAGTTTCATTCCCGGCAGGGCCGGAAAAATAGTCGTCGGAGGCAGGGTTGTCGGAGTCATTGGGGAAATCCACCCGGCAGTCCTGGAAAACTGGGGAATAGAAATGCCTATGGCGGCCTTTGAACTGTTTTTGAGGCCGCTCTACAGAGAACCCTACCTTTAA
- a CDS encoding phenylalanine--tRNA ligase subunit alpha, translating to MELSYQEKLTLIKLNEVKKVKFEELVERTGLDQVAVMRSVLGLQSKGLARLQEKSERIAKLTETGKKYAQIGLPEWRALAVLREKGRATLDDLRSVLSEDELKPIVGLLRKENWASVRKEDGKLVLEITEKGMNAGERPIDMALKLLAEKKVVPLDEIEKLVPAKELKRRRIAEEDTATERFVEITAAGEELVKRGIELKEEVSTLTPELIKSGKWREVEFKRFNIHAPVRKLYPGKKQPYRAFLDKLRRRLIEMGFIEMTVDSLIETQFWNFDALFQPQNHPARDWTDTYQLKYPKSGHLPGEDLVGRVRASHEHGGNTGSRGWGYVWSPERAMLLMPRAHGTALDARQLARGVEIPGKYFTIQRVFRPDVLDRTHLIEFNQIDGFVVGEDLTFKHLLGILKRFAVEIAGAKKVKFLPDYYPFTEPSVQMSAYHPELGWVEFGGAGIFREEMTKALGVDVPVIAWGIGIDRLAMFKLGIDDIRYLFSYDLRWLREARLVW from the coding sequence ATGGAGCTAAGCTATCAGGAAAAACTCACTCTCATAAAGCTCAACGAGGTTAAGAAGGTCAAATTCGAAGAGCTCGTCGAGAGAACCGGCCTTGATCAGGTAGCTGTTATGCGTTCTGTCCTTGGACTTCAGAGCAAGGGACTGGCGAGACTTCAGGAAAAGAGCGAAAGGATAGCGAAGCTGACCGAAACCGGAAAAAAGTACGCTCAGATCGGCCTTCCGGAGTGGCGGGCTCTTGCGGTTTTGAGGGAGAAGGGGAGGGCAACCTTGGACGACCTCAGGAGCGTCCTCAGTGAAGATGAGCTCAAACCAATAGTCGGCCTTTTGAGAAAGGAAAACTGGGCGTCCGTGAGGAAGGAAGACGGAAAGCTCGTTCTTGAGATCACCGAGAAGGGGATGAATGCGGGCGAGAGACCGATTGACATGGCACTCAAACTCCTTGCCGAGAAGAAGGTCGTCCCCCTGGACGAGATTGAGAAACTGGTTCCTGCCAAGGAACTCAAGAGAAGAAGGATAGCCGAGGAAGACACCGCGACCGAGAGGTTCGTGGAGATCACCGCCGCGGGGGAGGAACTCGTAAAGAGGGGCATCGAGCTGAAGGAGGAGGTCTCTACCCTCACCCCGGAGCTGATAAAGTCCGGCAAGTGGAGGGAAGTTGAGTTCAAACGCTTCAACATCCATGCCCCCGTCAGGAAACTGTACCCCGGCAAGAAGCAACCGTACAGGGCATTCCTCGACAAGCTGAGGAGAAGGCTCATCGAGATGGGCTTCATTGAGATGACGGTTGACAGTCTCATAGAGACCCAGTTCTGGAACTTCGACGCGCTCTTCCAGCCCCAGAACCACCCGGCAAGGGACTGGACGGACACGTATCAGCTCAAATACCCGAAGAGCGGCCACCTGCCCGGAGAAGACCTGGTCGGAAGGGTAAGAGCCTCCCACGAGCACGGCGGGAACACCGGTTCCAGAGGCTGGGGCTACGTCTGGTCCCCGGAGAGGGCAATGCTGCTGATGCCGCGCGCCCACGGAACAGCACTGGATGCAAGGCAGCTCGCGAGGGGCGTCGAGATACCGGGCAAGTACTTCACCATTCAGCGCGTCTTCCGTCCCGACGTTCTGGACAGGACTCACCTCATAGAGTTCAACCAGATCGACGGCTTCGTCGTTGGAGAGGATTTAACCTTCAAGCACCTCCTTGGAATACTAAAGCGCTTCGCCGTTGAGATAGCCGGGGCCAAAAAAGTCAAGTTCCTGCCCGACTACTATCCATTCACGGAGCCGAGCGTCCAGATGAGCGCGTATCATCCAGAACTCGGATGGGTGGAGTTCGGTGGAGCCGGAATCTTCCGCGAGGAGATGACAAAGGCCCTTGGAGTTGACGTCCCGGTAATAGCGTGGGGAATAGGAATCGACAGACTTGCTATGTTCAAGCTCGGAATAGACGACATCCGCTACCTTTTCAGCTACGACCTGCGCTGGCTGAGGGAGGCGAGGCTCGTCTGGTGA
- the tdh gene encoding L-threonine 3-dehydrogenase → MAEKMPAIVKTKPAYGAELVEVDVPKPGPGEVLIKVLATSICGTDLHIYEWNEWAQSRIRTPQIMGHEVAGEVIEVGPGVDTLEVGDYISAETHIVCGKCYACRHNRYHVCQNTKIFGVDMDGVFAEYAIVPAQNAWKNPKGMKPEYATLQEPLGNAVDTVLAGPIAGMSTLITGAGPLGLLGIAVAKAAGAYPVIVSEPSEFRRKLAKKVGADYVVNPFEEDPVKFVMDVTDGAGVEVFLEFSGAPKALEQGLQATTPGGRVSLLGLFPRDVTFDMNNLVIFKALEVHGITGRHLWETWYTVSSLIQSGKLNLDPIITHKYRGFDDFEEAFELMRAGKTGKVVFFPHKG, encoded by the coding sequence ATGGCCGAGAAGATGCCCGCTATTGTAAAAACCAAGCCCGCTTACGGTGCTGAGCTCGTTGAAGTTGACGTTCCAAAGCCCGGGCCCGGGGAGGTTCTCATCAAGGTTCTTGCAACGAGTATCTGCGGGACTGACCTTCACATCTACGAGTGGAACGAGTGGGCCCAGAGCAGGATCAGGACTCCCCAGATCATGGGGCATGAGGTCGCCGGTGAGGTAATTGAGGTTGGCCCGGGTGTTGACACCCTTGAGGTCGGCGATTACATAAGCGCTGAAACCCACATCGTCTGCGGCAAGTGCTACGCCTGCAGGCACAACCGGTATCACGTCTGCCAGAACACCAAGATATTTGGGGTCGATATGGACGGTGTCTTTGCCGAATATGCAATAGTGCCCGCCCAGAACGCCTGGAAGAATCCGAAGGGCATGAAGCCCGAATACGCCACCCTCCAAGAGCCCCTTGGCAATGCGGTTGATACGGTTTTGGCCGGCCCGATAGCCGGGATGAGTACCCTCATAACGGGCGCCGGGCCACTCGGATTGCTCGGAATAGCGGTCGCCAAGGCGGCGGGGGCATACCCTGTTATCGTGAGCGAACCGAGCGAGTTCAGGAGGAAGCTGGCCAAAAAAGTCGGAGCGGACTACGTCGTCAACCCCTTTGAGGAGGACCCTGTCAAGTTCGTGATGGACGTGACCGATGGGGCTGGTGTGGAAGTCTTCCTTGAGTTCAGCGGGGCGCCAAAGGCACTTGAACAGGGCCTCCAGGCCACCACCCCCGGAGGGAGAGTCTCCCTGCTCGGCCTCTTCCCACGCGATGTCACCTTTGACATGAACAACCTCGTGATATTCAAGGCCCTTGAGGTTCACGGCATAACGGGCAGGCACCTCTGGGAGACCTGGTACACGGTCTCAAGCCTGATCCAGAGCGGCAAGCTCAACCTTGACCCGATAATCACCCACAAGTACAGGGGCTTTGATGACTTCGAGGAAGCCTTCGAGCTGATGAGGGCAGGCAAGACCGGAAAGGTCGTCTTCTTCCCGCACAAGGGCTGA
- a CDS encoding MinD/ParA family protein translates to MALIVVTGRGGAGKTTMTANLSTYLAMREYRVLAIDGDLYLPNLGFHFALDTVKYTLHSLLRNPDIDPEWAIYKHPQTGVHVMPGSTQLQDVLGISPKRLVDILERVKYKFGVVFVDSPTGIPFDTLPTFEVANYQLIVVEIERSPIYSFETMVKNEIEKLKVLGERYNLNIGVILNKVRESADVVEKIVNAVESDLDVPVIGWVPFDYNVPESINEGVPIIKYLPESDAAIALRETGEILEEWIFS, encoded by the coding sequence ATGGCGCTGATAGTGGTGACAGGGAGGGGCGGCGCTGGAAAGACCACGATGACCGCAAACCTCAGTACGTACCTCGCGATGAGGGAATACCGTGTTCTGGCGATTGACGGTGACCTTTACCTCCCTAATCTGGGCTTTCACTTTGCCCTCGATACTGTAAAGTACACCCTCCACTCCCTTCTGAGAAACCCCGATATCGACCCCGAGTGGGCAATATACAAGCATCCCCAGACCGGAGTCCATGTCATGCCCGGGAGCACCCAGCTCCAGGATGTCCTCGGGATATCACCCAAAAGGCTCGTTGACATACTGGAGAGGGTCAAATACAAGTTTGGCGTAGTTTTTGTGGATTCCCCGACGGGCATACCCTTTGACACCCTTCCAACATTTGAGGTTGCCAACTACCAGCTGATTGTCGTTGAAATTGAGCGCTCGCCGATATATTCCTTCGAGACCATGGTAAAAAACGAGATTGAAAAGCTGAAGGTTCTGGGTGAGAGGTACAACCTCAACATCGGCGTCATACTGAACAAGGTGAGGGAATCCGCCGATGTCGTTGAGAAAATAGTGAATGCGGTGGAAAGCGACCTTGATGTCCCTGTCATTGGATGGGTTCCCTTCGATTATAACGTCCCCGAGTCCATAAACGAGGGCGTTCCCATAATCAAATACCTCCCCGAAAGCGATGCGGCGATAGCCCTTCGCGAAACGGGGGAAATACTTGAGGAATGGATATTCAGCTGA